The following are encoded in a window of Pecten maximus chromosome 17, xPecMax1.1, whole genome shotgun sequence genomic DNA:
- the LOC117315564 gene encoding uncharacterized protein LOC117315564, translating to MDTSEKLYDEKGILNCPFCSLKLKDPKELKCRCVLCYQCIDKHFKSPTQDNVKCPGCDTPSENPPEIKDISPLLEKLLQANSGSRHACESPGCNNNVRFPYMCVKCQLHLCKNCKRLVCPGVVKDIETTCEHEACPFENISPELSRIISMKKQNSCKDHERDLVYYCEKCHVCICELCKLDIHPHHHYVDINKKSDSYLIMLLEQCHALTKKLEENEAALRIYQDIVTCDAIPDIVSLEKCKSKVSWFKQKVEKCDCLIRNITQLKIFRSAKAILKIGKDIQEDISEQLKLSPLNDLRVVSEWWREIENKVNVSESAEQNTSIMDYTTTADDEKSTEINEKQRMEMASSFEVISVDSQEDKGPSKEDHKKPPKVLAQIAIEKQRTILTRSKTDKAGQDIVTDEKASTSGLKGKSSPHDQVTAIPDEEFPVTRTKTSMKRTIKTRSYTSGTNDDYSQRPGSGKAKRPRLTSCVEGSLTGSEGDFKRLSSTTTMHASFSLKSTVDEAKLAIAEVIGTDKEHLDIVDSGRALEGTKLVRDIQRPLQVVIHNVNRHVPVTLRTSAPDMVDPEEEGPRVEMSCGHAITPENLYRYCLNQITTPKSSFLCFAESGQDGGRCDKEWLFEEIAKKAGLSYDERVLFESLINRKRMNHSPEVLVCPNCRRICNTQNTKNACVKCIHCQKAGKTQFRFCCYCLEKWTPKHTCKKITAQETLNNCDRKTIVNVANCPSIRACPECHTLIQHSEGCKHMRCVNCFCTFCFICLCVRGDDGFECGSFDAVCKTAPIQSVA from the exons ATGGATACATCTGAAAAACTCTACGACGAGAAAGGTATTTTGAATTGCCCATTCTGTTCCTTAAAACTGAAGGATCCCAAGGAACTGAAATGTCGATGTGTCctatgttatcaatgtattgATAAGCACTTCAAATCCCCAACACAAGATAATGTAAAATGTCCCGGATGTGACACGCCTTCAGAAAATCCACCAGAAATCAAAGATATTTCTCCCCTGCTTGAAAAGTTGTTACAAGCAAATTCAGGTTCTCGACACGCGTGTGAATCGCCCGGATGTAATAACAATGTACGTTTTCCCTACATGTGCGTCAAGTGCCAATTGCATCTGTGCAAGAACTGTAAAAGACTCGTGTGTCCCGGTGTCGTCAAGGACATCGAAACCACATGTGAACACGAGGCCTGTCCGTTCGAAAATATCTCTCCAGAACTATCGCGCATTATCAGcatgaaaaaacaaaactcGTGTAAGGATCATGAGAGAGATCTCGTTTACTACTGCGAGAAATGTCACGTGTGCATATGTGAGCTCTGTAAACTAGACATCCATCCTCACCACCATTATGTCGATATCAACAAGAAATCTGACTCCTATCTCATCATGCTGCTGGAACAATGTCACGCGCTTACTAAGAAGTTGGAAGAAAATGAAGCCGCGTTGCGGATTTACCAAGATATCGTTACCTGCGACGCGATTCCCGATATTGTCAGTTTGGAGAAGTGTAAATCTAAGGTCAGCTGGTTCAAACAAAAGGTTGAGAAGTGTGACTGTCTAATAAGAAATATTACCCAACTTAAGATATTTAGGTCCGCAAAAGCGATTTTGAAAATCGGTAAGGATATACAAGAGGATATTTCGGAACAACTTAAACTGTCTCCCTTAAATGATCTTCGCGTCGTTTCTGAGTGGTGGCGTGAAATTGAAAACAAAGTAAATGTGTCGGAATCAGCAGAGCAGAACACGAGTATAATGGATTACACGACTACGGCTGATGATGaaaaatcaacagaaatcaatGAAAAACAAAGGATGGAAATGGCCAGTAGTTTTGAGGTCATTTCAGTTGATAGCCAGGAAGACAAAGGTCCAAGCAAAGAAGATCACAAAAAGCCACCAAAGGTGTTGGCGCAAATAGCCATAGAAAAACAAAGAACTATACTTACAAGGTCGAAGACGGATAAGGCTGGCCAGGACATAGTCACTGATGAAAAGGCTTCAACAAGTGGTCTGAAAGGCAAATCATCACCTCATGATCAGGTAACCGCCATTCCTGATGAGGAGTTCCCAGTAACAAGAACAAAAACAAGTATGAAACGAACAATAAAGACAAGATCTTATACATCTGGGACTAATGATGACTACAGTCAAAGACCCGGAAGTGGAAAGGCAAAGCGTCCCAGACTGACATCGTGCGTGGAAGGTTCCTTGACAG GTTCCGAAGGGGATTTCAAGCGTCTCAGTTCAACGACCACCATGCACGCAAGTTTTTCACTT aaaagcaCAGTCGATGAGGCTAAACTCGCTATTGCTGAAGTCATTGGAACGGACAAAGAACACCTTGACATAGTTGACAGTGGGCGTGCTTTGGAGGGAACTAAACTGGTGAGGGACATACAGCGCCCTCTACAGGTTGTCATACATAACGTCAACAGACATGTGCCGGTAACCCTCAGAACTTCCGCCCCAGACATGGTGGATCCCGAGGAAGAGGGTCCACGAGTTGAAATGTCTTGTGGCCATGCAATCA CTCCTGAAAATTTGTACAGATACTGCTTGAACCAAATCACAACTCCGAAATCATCTTTTCTGTGCTTTGCTGAGAGTGGCCAAGACGGCGGACGTTGTGACAAGGAATGGCTATTCGAGGAAATAGCCAAGAAAGCAGGTCTATCTTATGACGAACGTGTTCTTTTCGAATCGCTCATCAACCGGAAGAGGATGAATCATTCTCCAGAAGTACTCGTATGTCCCAACTGTCGCCGTATATGCAATACGCAGAACACCAAAAACGCATGCGTAAAGTGCATCCACTGTCAGAAAGCTGGGAAGACACAGTTCAGGTTTTGTTGCTATTGTTTAGAGAAGTGGACACCAAAGCATACATGCAAGAAAATCACAGCACAAGAAACGCTTAATAACTGTGATAGAAAAACAATAGTAAATGTAGCCAATTGTCCTTCAATTCGCGCATGCCCAGAATGTCACACCTTGATACAACACTCCGAGGGTTGTAAACACATGAGGTGTGTCAACTGTTTCTGTACTTTCTGTTTCATCTGTCTCTGTGTGAGGGGTGACGACGGCTTCGAGTGTGGTTCGTTTGATGCAGTTTGTAAGACGGCGCCAATTCAAAGTGTGGCTTAA